One window of the Rhipicephalus sanguineus isolate Rsan-2018 chromosome 2, BIME_Rsan_1.4, whole genome shotgun sequence genome contains the following:
- the LOC119382063 gene encoding tigger transposable element-derived protein 6 translates to MSEKWQVVLVLDNCSALHVNLKLKVVSLKFLPANTTAKSQPMDQGVIAAVKAHYKGRICERLLINIQRDEPMKVHLRNTIDMVTASWCQIKLSTNAKCFAKAGFVRHTAAGNQDTTSNDDDEAVDVDDAWSDLMRNNIVGQDDTFKGFVNDNCDDIVCEQADREEAIVAAVQDHGDEVSDDDTNEEDRTPELSARNALDYVSKLKVFCAQNLSEKALQHIIAVEDKMVHNAVKARCQTKITAFFH, encoded by the coding sequence ATGTCAGAAAAGTGGCAAGTCGTCTTGGTCCTTGACAACTGCAGTGCGCTTCATGTAAATTTGAAGCTGAAGGTGGTGAGCCTCAAATTCTTGCCCGCAAACACGACTGCCAAGAGCCAGCCAATggaccaaggcgtgattgcggCAGTGAAGGCGCATTATAAAGGGCGCATATGCGAAAGGCTGCTGATAAACATTCAGCGAGATGAACCAATGAAGGTTCATCTGCGTAACACCATCGACATGGTCACGGCATCTTGGTGTCAGATAAAACTATCGACCAACGCCAAGTGCTTCGCTAAGGCTGGGTTCGTTCGCCACACCGCAGCCGGCAATCAGGATACGACGAGCAATGATGACGACGAAGCCGTCGACGTGGATGATGCGTGGTCGGACCTAATGAGAAATAACATTGTTGGCCAGGACGACACCTTCAAAGGCTTTGTGAACGACAACTGTGACGACATTGTCTGCGAACAAGCAGACAGGGAAGAGGCAATCGTGGCAGCTGTGCAGGATCACGGTGACGAGGTATCGGACGACGATACCAATGAGGAGGACCGCACACCAGAACTTTCAGCCAGGAATGCTCTGGATTATGTCAGTAAACTTAAGGTGTTCTGCGCGCAGAACTTGAGCGAGAAAGCTCTCCAGCATATCATCGCCGTTGAAGACAAAATGGTGCACAATGCTGTGAAGGCTCGGTGCCAGACAAAGATAACGGCATTTTTCcactga